A region from the Arachis ipaensis cultivar K30076 chromosome B01, Araip1.1, whole genome shotgun sequence genome encodes:
- the LOC107609883 gene encoding uncharacterized protein LOC107609883: protein MVTEGIILGHRISSKGIEVDKAKVKLVYDKACHLPVELEHKAYWVTKFLNFDVKVAGEKRLFQLNELDEFRNSAYKNAKFYKEKAKLWHNKKITIRAFEPGQKEENSDRKFTVNSQKLKHYLGGKIDHQRSIHLLI, encoded by the exons ATGGTCACTGAAGGTATtattcttggacaccggatttcaagtaaagGAATTGAGGTTGATAAAGCTAAGGtgaag TTAGTATATGATAAGGCATGTCACTTGCCAGTGGAGTTAGAGCACAAAGCATATTGGGTGACAAAGTTCTTGAACTTTGATGTCAAGGTTGCAGGAGAGAAAAGACTGTTCCAACTAAATGAGCTTGATGAGTTCAGAAACTCTGCTTATAAGAATGCCAAGTTCTACAAAGAAAAGGCTAAGTTGTGGCATAATAAGAAGATAACAATAAGAGCATTTGAGCCAGGCCAAAAG GAAGAGAACTCTGATAGAAAATTCACAGTCAATAGCCAGAAGTTAAAGCATTATCTTGGAGGCAAGATTGATCACCAGAGGTCCATTCATCTACTGATTTAG